The following coding sequences lie in one Moritella viscosa genomic window:
- a CDS encoding cytochrome c oxidase subunit III has translation MNNNSHNDDEKKGWQSAVSDWSNDRTVFDMPWPKFMMWVFLLSDTFIFGIFLTAYMSVRMSTVDAWPNSSEVFALTIAGEHVPLVLIAIMTFILITSSGTMAMAVNFAYQGDKRKASYLIFITALFGISFVGMQAFEWSKLIFEEGVRPWSNPLGAAQFGATFFMITGFHGLHVSIGVIYLLVIAKRVRAGDYESKGYQAVEISGLYWHFVDLVWVFIFAFFYLW, from the coding sequence ATGAATAATAACAGCCACAATGATGATGAAAAGAAAGGTTGGCAAAGTGCAGTATCAGATTGGTCGAATGATCGCACCGTGTTTGATATGCCTTGGCCTAAATTTATGATGTGGGTATTTTTACTCAGTGATACTTTCATTTTTGGTATTTTTCTAACCGCTTATATGAGTGTGCGAATGAGTACGGTTGATGCGTGGCCTAATTCGAGTGAAGTATTTGCGTTAACGATCGCGGGGGAGCACGTACCCTTAGTGTTGATTGCTATTATGACGTTCATTCTTATTACCAGTAGCGGCACGATGGCGATGGCTGTTAATTTTGCCTATCAAGGGGATAAACGCAAAGCCAGTTATCTGATATTTATTACCGCTTTATTCGGAATTTCTTTTGTTGGTATGCAAGCTTTTGAATGGAGCAAGTTAATCTTTGAAGAAGGGGTTCGGCCATGGAGTAACCCATTAGGCGCAGCACAATTTGGTGCCACCTTTTTTATGATCACTGGGTTTCACGGTTTGCATGTGAGTATTGGCGTTATTTATTTGCTCGTCATTGCCAAACGTGTGCGTGCGGGTGATTATGAAAGTAAAGGTTATCAAGCGGTTGAAATATCGGGACTATATTGGCATTTTGTTGATTTGGTGTGGGTATTTATTTTTGCTTTTTTCTATCTTTGGTGA
- a CDS encoding cytochrome c oxidase subunit III has protein sequence MNIVRQLLSKPWLSDDADISESYNQTQCLKVTQTESTKTALVFFLMVVTVVFLLISITFLSRSQYPDFTALAGPPWLPFSNPITLWVNSAFLLLASISIRFAATTKPINESVGHTRMVLALCLTGLFSCLFLIGQLLVWQQLAASGFAVNGNPANSYFYLFTGIHGLHLAGGFVALIRVVITFVKHTDSERLTANLGLCVWYWHYLFIVWMLLFALLTATPDTYKTIALLCGF, from the coding sequence ATGAACATTGTTCGTCAATTACTTAGTAAGCCTTGGTTATCAGACGATGCTGATATTTCCGAATCATATAATCAGACGCAATGCTTGAAAGTGACCCAGACCGAATCAACTAAAACGGCTCTGGTGTTTTTCTTGATGGTGGTGACCGTTGTTTTTTTATTGATTTCAATCACTTTTTTATCTCGTTCACAATATCCTGATTTTACGGCGTTAGCGGGTCCCCCTTGGTTACCTTTTAGTAATCCAATTACCCTTTGGGTGAACAGCGCGTTCTTATTATTAGCATCTATTTCTATTCGCTTTGCGGCTACCACTAAGCCGATTAACGAGAGCGTGGGTCATACACGTATGGTGTTGGCGCTATGCCTGACGGGGTTATTTAGTTGCTTGTTTTTAATCGGGCAATTATTAGTGTGGCAGCAGCTTGCTGCATCGGGTTTTGCGGTAAATGGGAATCCAGCCAACAGTTATTTCTATTTGTTTACGGGGATTCATGGATTACATTTGGCGGGTGGTTTCGTTGCATTAATTCGGGTTGTTATTACATTTGTTAAACATACTGATAGTGAAAGATTGACTGCTAACTTAGGCTTATGTGTTTGGTATTGGCATTATTTGTTTATTGTATGGATGTTGCTGTTTGCGTTGTTAACGGCAACACCAGATACCTACAAAACGATTGCATTGCTTTGTGGTTTTTAG
- a CDS encoding cytochrome c oxidase subunit I, with protein MKEIQPIIADDHQPSGFFAKYVWSLDHKVIAIQYSITAIFVGLIALVLSALMRLQLGFPDHFSFIDPSSYLQYVTMHGIIMVIYLLTALLLGGFGNYLIPLMIGARDMVFPYLNMLSFWTYLVSVIVLISSFFVTGGPTGAGWTLYPPQAILQGTPGADSGILLMLLSLAIFIIAFTMGGLNYVTTILQARTRGMTLMRMPLTLWGIFIATILGLLAFPALLVSAIMMLFDKLLGTSFFMPAILSLGENLDYTGGSPILFQHLFWFFGHPEVYIVALPAFGMVSDVIATHARKNIFGYRMMVWAIVAIGGLSFVVWAHHMYVSGMNPYFGFFFATTTLIIAVPTALKVYNWLLTLWRGNIHFTVPMFFAIGFIFTFTHGGLTGLFLGNVVVDLPLSDTFFVVAHFHMVMGVSPIMVLFAAIYHWFPLVTGRLLHTGLGKLHFWVTFLGTYAIYLPMHYLGFLGVPRRYFALGDTAFIPDSTQTLNAGITVAALIVGMGQLIFIFNLIWSLRRGKQAITNPWQATSLEWQTPQCPPEHGNWGDNVPVVYRWAYDYSVPGHKTDFTPQNTMDSECLLTDKEGLR; from the coding sequence GTGAAAGAAATACAGCCTATTATTGCAGACGACCACCAACCATCGGGCTTCTTTGCTAAGTATGTGTGGAGTTTGGATCATAAAGTGATTGCGATTCAATATTCAATCACGGCTATATTTGTTGGCTTGATCGCTTTAGTATTATCTGCGCTAATGCGTTTACAACTCGGCTTTCCTGATCATTTCTCTTTTATTGACCCAAGCTCTTATCTGCAATATGTCACCATGCATGGGATCATTATGGTGATCTATTTGCTTACCGCATTATTACTCGGTGGATTTGGTAATTACCTGATCCCATTGATGATTGGCGCTAGGGATATGGTGTTTCCTTATCTTAATATGCTGAGTTTTTGGACTTATTTGGTCTCGGTTATCGTACTGATATCCAGTTTTTTTGTTACCGGAGGGCCGACTGGTGCAGGGTGGACCTTGTACCCACCACAAGCTATTTTACAAGGTACACCGGGGGCTGATAGCGGCATATTGTTGATGTTGTTATCGCTGGCCATTTTTATTATTGCTTTTACTATGGGTGGGCTTAATTACGTGACCACGATATTGCAAGCGCGTACTCGTGGTATGACCCTGATGAGAATGCCACTGACATTGTGGGGCATTTTCATTGCTACTATTTTAGGCTTGTTGGCATTCCCAGCGTTACTGGTCAGTGCGATTATGATGTTGTTTGATAAATTACTGGGTACCAGCTTCTTCATGCCTGCGATCTTATCTTTAGGTGAAAACTTAGATTACACCGGCGGGAGCCCCATCTTATTTCAGCATCTATTTTGGTTTTTTGGTCACCCGGAGGTATACATTGTCGCTTTGCCTGCATTCGGCATGGTGTCGGATGTGATAGCTACTCACGCCCGTAAAAATATCTTTGGTTACCGGATGATGGTATGGGCGATCGTCGCGATCGGTGGGCTTAGTTTTGTGGTGTGGGCGCATCATATGTATGTCAGTGGTATGAATCCTTATTTTGGTTTCTTCTTTGCCACCACCACCTTGATTATTGCAGTACCGACAGCATTGAAAGTCTATAACTGGCTGCTTACGTTGTGGCGTGGCAATATTCATTTTACAGTGCCGATGTTCTTTGCTATTGGCTTTATCTTTACTTTTACGCACGGTGGTCTAACAGGTTTGTTCTTGGGTAATGTGGTGGTTGATTTACCTTTGTCGGACACATTTTTTGTAGTCGCGCATTTTCATATGGTGATGGGGGTGTCACCGATCATGGTGCTGTTTGCAGCCATCTATCATTGGTTCCCGTTAGTGACGGGTCGTCTGTTGCATACGGGGCTGGGTAAATTACATTTCTGGGTCACTTTCCTTGGCACCTATGCGATTTATTTGCCGATGCATTATCTTGGTTTTCTTGGTGTGCCGCGCCGTTATTTTGCGCTGGGCGATACCGCTTTCATTCCCGATTCAACACAAACACTCAATGCTGGTATTACTGTTGCTGCCTTGATTGTTGGTATGGGTCAGCTGATCTTTATTTTCAATCTAATCTGGAGTTTACGACGGGGTAAACAGGCCATTACCAACCCTTGGCAAGCGACGTCGTTGGAATGGCAGACGCCGCAATGCCCGCCTGAGCATGGCAATTGGGGGGATAACGTGCCTGTCGTTTACCGGTGGGCTTATGATTATAGTGTACCTGGACACAAAACTGATTTTACCCCACAAAATACAATGGATTCAGAGTGTTTATTAACAGACAAGGAAGGGCTCCGATAA
- a CDS encoding cytochrome c oxidase subunit II: MVIAVVILLLVISSLLFHFFSPWWFTPIASNWTAIDQTINITFWVTGIVFVAVNLFLAYVVYRFRYNKKRKADYDPENRKLEGWLTVLTSIGIIAMLTPGLFVWADFVNVPADASEVEVVGQQWHWSFRLPGEDGKLGRTAIPLINQNNPFGIDPEDPHGQDDVLINSNELHLPIERPVKVLLRSKDVLHNFTVPQFRVKMDLVPGTQSYLWFTPTLLGRFEILCLELCGIAHYTMRGHVVVESEHDYKIWLNQQPTFSQSLARISRDISAGQQMYTTCIACHGVNGEGNRTIGAPALAGQERDYLNRQLHYFRNNIRGGSDDDVYGRQMLPFAAMLADDTAVANISRYLNSLPPVTVTQSTEHRGNVSVGRELYQNCAVCHGELAQGNYAQKAPKLAGQHTSYLKRQLKNYQKGIRGAHPQDMYGSQMILMSKLLHDDRAIDDVLAYIAILQPVK, encoded by the coding sequence ATGGTTATTGCGGTAGTAATTCTCTTACTGGTTATTAGCTCCTTATTGTTTCATTTCTTTAGTCCATGGTGGTTTACGCCTATCGCGTCGAATTGGACAGCAATAGATCAAACTATCAACATTACCTTCTGGGTCACGGGTATTGTATTTGTTGCCGTGAACTTGTTTCTCGCTTATGTGGTGTATCGGTTCCGTTATAACAAAAAAAGAAAAGCAGATTATGATCCGGAAAATCGTAAATTAGAAGGCTGGTTAACGGTATTAACGTCGATTGGTATTATCGCTATGCTTACACCAGGGCTGTTTGTTTGGGCTGATTTTGTCAATGTGCCAGCAGATGCGAGTGAAGTCGAAGTGGTTGGCCAGCAATGGCATTGGAGTTTTCGCTTACCAGGTGAGGACGGTAAACTTGGACGTACAGCCATTCCATTAATTAATCAGAATAATCCGTTTGGTATAGACCCTGAAGATCCACATGGGCAAGACGATGTGTTGATCAATAGTAATGAATTACACCTGCCTATTGAACGCCCAGTCAAAGTGTTATTGCGCTCTAAAGATGTGTTGCATAATTTCACTGTTCCTCAATTTAGAGTAAAAATGGACTTGGTGCCAGGCACTCAATCTTACCTCTGGTTTACACCAACGTTACTTGGTCGTTTCGAAATTCTATGCCTCGAGTTATGCGGTATTGCCCACTATACAATGCGTGGACACGTTGTTGTTGAATCTGAACATGATTATAAAATATGGCTTAACCAACAGCCAACATTTAGCCAAAGCCTTGCTCGAATTAGCCGTGATATTTCGGCTGGTCAGCAGATGTATACCACGTGTATTGCTTGTCATGGCGTTAATGGTGAAGGAAATAGAACGATCGGGGCGCCAGCATTAGCGGGTCAGGAACGTGATTACCTTAATCGGCAGTTACATTATTTCCGTAATAATATTCGTGGTGGCAGTGATGATGATGTTTATGGTCGTCAAATGTTACCGTTTGCAGCAATGTTAGCTGACGATACTGCGGTGGCTAATATCAGTCGTTACCTTAATTCGCTGCCGCCTGTGACCGTTACTCAGTCAACTGAACATCGAGGTAATGTGTCGGTTGGGCGAGAACTCTATCAGAATTGTGCCGTTTGTCATGGTGAACTTGCCCAAGGAAATTATGCCCAGAAAGCACCTAAATTAGCGGGGCAACATACAAGCTACCTCAAACGTCAATTAAAGAACTACCAGAAAGGTATTCGCGGTGCACATCCACAAGATATGTATGGGTCTCAGATGATTCTGATGTCTAAATTGTTGCACGACGATCGCGCTATCGACGATGTTCTCGCGTATATCGCTATATTACAGCCAGTTAAATAA
- a CDS encoding membrane protein — MLRHYYVSDDLDELEIVEKELEAEGFTEPQIHVLSLDDYHVGQRHLHEVESLLKQDVIRGGEIGAGVGVIVAVLALVIPYMMSWTNGAAGWVPFIFLSVLSFGFCTWEGGFIGFQKPNVHFVRFQSLLIKGKHILFVDVDPVQEHNFGIIMRSHPDVRPAGCGTGSPHWVVSCQDTYNRMMK, encoded by the coding sequence ATGTTAAGACACTATTATGTATCTGATGATCTTGATGAACTAGAGATTGTTGAAAAGGAGCTCGAAGCTGAAGGATTTACTGAACCTCAAATCCATGTATTAAGTCTTGATGATTATCATGTTGGGCAGCGGCATTTACATGAAGTTGAATCTTTGCTTAAGCAGGATGTTATCCGGGGGGGCGAAATAGGCGCAGGTGTTGGGGTTATCGTTGCTGTGCTTGCGTTAGTGATACCCTATATGATGAGCTGGACGAATGGCGCTGCAGGTTGGGTACCCTTTATCTTTTTGTCTGTGTTGAGCTTTGGATTTTGTACTTGGGAAGGGGGATTCATTGGTTTTCAAAAACCAAACGTACATTTTGTTCGCTTTCAATCGCTATTAATAAAGGGTAAACATATCTTATTTGTCGATGTGGATCCAGTACAGGAGCATAATTTTGGCATTATCATGCGTTCGCACCCTGATGTTAGACCTGCAGGCTGTGGCACGGGCTCGCCACATTGGGTTGTGAGTTGTCAGGATACATATAACCGGATGATGAAGTGA
- a CDS encoding Di-haem cytochrome c peroxidase gives MIFKIKESLALAITLSLTLTLSGCHGNDDNSGDDSAQPNEPAEPNQPTELDILLQTLIDQKKLDRSATVNRDIPSIESPLPNLGKKLFFSQSLGGNFDSACASCHHPALGGADELSLPIGVESINAQVLGQGRSNSEGIPFVPRNSPTIFNIALWDSSLFWDSRVESLGKEVDQNGAASGISTPDSSFGVTDNNAGSNLVVAQTRFPITSNHEMKTANFENGSSRDVIRHHLAARLGDYDEGAGELTRNQWLTEFQTAFNSDAEPEELVTFANIGKAISEYERSMLFINSPWRKYLNGDISALTAQQKQGALLFFNTPQDNGAGCSTCHSGPLLSDERHNIIAFPQIGIGKGDGSNGDDDFGRERVTGDAQDRYNFRTPSLLNVAVTSPYGHAGTFDSLERVLRHHINPTRSIDDYVNSNEWCQLAQFNNIANCADLYPNVKENGELALNKLNQERQDETSRLPNINLNNDEIEQLVTFLNSLTDPCVEDRDCLAPWIADETTDNPDDQVLIGTDINSSPL, from the coding sequence ATGATATTTAAAATAAAGGAATCATTAGCGCTAGCCATTACGCTATCTCTCACATTAACGTTATCAGGTTGCCACGGTAATGATGATAATTCAGGTGACGACAGTGCCCAACCCAATGAACCAGCTGAACCCAATCAACCTACTGAATTAGACATATTACTACAGACGCTTATTGACCAAAAAAAACTTGATCGTTCAGCAACTGTAAACCGTGATATCCCTTCTATTGAGTCTCCCCTTCCGAATCTAGGTAAAAAATTATTCTTTAGTCAAAGCCTTGGTGGTAATTTTGATAGCGCCTGTGCCAGTTGCCATCATCCAGCACTCGGTGGCGCAGACGAGTTAAGCCTCCCTATTGGTGTTGAATCTATAAATGCACAAGTGCTTGGCCAAGGGCGTAGCAATAGTGAAGGGATACCTTTTGTGCCACGTAATAGTCCGACCATATTTAATATCGCGTTATGGGACAGCAGTTTATTCTGGGATTCTCGCGTCGAGAGTTTAGGGAAAGAAGTTGACCAAAATGGTGCGGCATCTGGTATTAGTACACCAGACAGCAGCTTTGGCGTAACAGATAACAATGCAGGTTCTAATTTGGTTGTTGCACAAACTCGATTTCCCATTACCTCAAATCACGAAATGAAAACGGCTAATTTTGAAAATGGCAGTAGCAGAGATGTTATTCGCCATCACCTTGCCGCTCGTCTGGGAGATTATGACGAAGGCGCTGGTGAATTAACCCGTAATCAATGGCTAACCGAATTCCAAACCGCATTCAATAGTGATGCCGAACCAGAGGAACTTGTCACTTTCGCAAACATCGGCAAAGCCATTAGTGAATATGAGCGATCCATGCTGTTTATCAACTCACCATGGCGTAAATATCTCAATGGTGATATAAGCGCATTAACAGCACAACAAAAACAAGGTGCCTTGTTATTCTTTAATACACCTCAAGACAATGGTGCAGGCTGCTCAACGTGCCATAGTGGTCCGCTGTTAAGTGACGAACGCCATAACATTATTGCCTTTCCACAAATTGGCATTGGTAAAGGTGACGGCAGTAATGGGGATGATGATTTTGGTCGTGAGCGCGTAACAGGGGATGCTCAAGACAGATATAACTTCCGCACACCAAGCTTGTTGAACGTTGCTGTAACATCACCTTATGGACACGCCGGTACATTTGATTCATTAGAAAGAGTACTGCGCCATCATATCAACCCAACCCGCAGTATTGATGACTATGTTAATAGCAATGAGTGGTGTCAATTAGCCCAATTCAATAATATCGCAAACTGTGCCGACTTATACCCTAACGTGAAAGAAAATGGCGAACTTGCATTAAATAAACTTAACCAAGAACGCCAAGATGAGACATCACGATTACCAAATATAAACTTGAATAACGATGAGATCGAGCAACTGGTGACTTTCCTCAATAGCCTTACAGATCCTTGCGTCGAAGACCGTGATTGCCTTGCCCCTTGGATAGCAGATGAAACAACGGATAATCCCGATGACCAAGTACTGATTGGAACGGATATAAATAGTAGTCCATTATAA
- a CDS encoding enoyl-CoA hydratase/isomerase: MDDFITSLVKDNILTLTINRPSARNALSQGMYLLLSQGLEQAQEDEFIRVILLKGMSDIFCAGNDMQDFKAMSQGQEDQYGARFMHALINCDKPIVAAVNGPAIGVGTTLLQFVDFLYLAPTAVFQTPFIAMGLCPELGSSELLSQHIGIRKAKAMLLSGERMLAAEAVTLGFANEVCTSADDTATAKAISLAKLAPIAMRTSKAMLMKTARPNLLALIEYENQKLAYLVTQPESREAVSAFLEKRQPNFNLS; the protein is encoded by the coding sequence ATGGATGATTTCATTACTTCTCTTGTGAAAGATAATATTTTAACCCTAACAATAAATCGCCCCAGCGCACGTAACGCTTTAAGCCAAGGCATGTATTTATTACTTTCCCAAGGATTAGAACAAGCACAGGAAGATGAATTCATTAGAGTTATTTTACTTAAAGGGATGAGTGATATTTTTTGTGCTGGTAATGACATGCAAGATTTTAAAGCCATGTCACAAGGTCAAGAAGATCAATACGGTGCCCGCTTTATGCACGCCTTAATTAACTGTGACAAGCCCATAGTTGCAGCCGTTAATGGCCCCGCCATTGGTGTTGGCACAACCTTGCTACAGTTTGTCGATTTTCTTTACCTCGCACCAACTGCTGTATTCCAAACACCATTCATCGCGATGGGATTATGTCCCGAACTGGGTTCGAGTGAGCTTCTGTCACAACATATTGGTATTCGTAAAGCCAAAGCAATGCTACTTTCTGGTGAACGCATGCTAGCAGCAGAAGCGGTTACACTTGGTTTTGCAAATGAGGTATGCACGTCTGCCGATGATACCGCAACAGCAAAGGCGATAAGTCTGGCAAAGCTGGCACCAATAGCCATGCGCACCAGTAAAGCGATGTTGATGAAAACAGCTCGTCCTAACCTACTCGCGTTAATCGAATATGAAAATCAAAAACTAGCCTATTTAGTCACGCAACCAGAGTCTCGTGAGGCAGTCAGCGCCTTCCTTGAAAAACGCCAACCAAATTTTAATCTGAGTTGA
- a CDS encoding HTH-type transcriptional regulator, LysR family — protein sequence MKNIAHLNAVRAFEVSARHLSFSLAAKELNVTPAAIGQQVRLLEEWLDITLFIRATSGASRLTLTVQAKLALPEISLGLEHISQGLALLQKPIINNAITVSVSPAFAAKWLLMHVDDFQLKYPDYDLRLNTNSRSVDYFAEDIDIGVRYGKGNWPGLSQILLMDEDIFPVCSPDLVEQGLKLPTDLAHYPLLHDHSMPISSGFPTWSSWLSEQGIDDIDTNKGLKINNSASVIQAAVAGQGVALGRSVLVKDDLACGRLVKPFPVLNSSTELAYYIVWRPEHDALEKVQTFKEWLLETAAVIQ from the coding sequence ATGAAAAATATAGCCCATTTAAATGCAGTTCGTGCCTTTGAAGTGTCAGCAAGGCACCTTAGTTTTTCTTTGGCGGCTAAAGAACTGAATGTCACGCCTGCCGCAATCGGCCAGCAAGTACGTTTATTGGAAGAGTGGTTAGATATCACTTTGTTTATTCGTGCCACTAGCGGCGCTTCACGCTTAACGTTGACGGTTCAGGCTAAGCTTGCACTGCCGGAAATAAGCCTAGGCTTAGAGCATATTTCTCAGGGTTTAGCATTATTGCAAAAACCGATTATAAATAATGCCATCACAGTGTCAGTGAGTCCTGCGTTTGCTGCAAAATGGCTATTGATGCACGTTGATGATTTTCAGCTTAAGTATCCTGATTATGACCTTCGCTTAAATACTAATTCTCGTTCTGTTGATTACTTTGCTGAGGATATTGATATTGGAGTGCGTTATGGCAAAGGCAATTGGCCGGGGTTATCACAAATATTGCTGATGGATGAGGATATATTTCCGGTGTGCTCCCCAGATCTGGTTGAGCAAGGGCTGAAGTTACCGACCGACTTAGCTCATTATCCGTTATTACACGATCATTCTATGCCGATAAGTTCAGGTTTTCCGACTTGGTCTAGCTGGTTGAGTGAGCAGGGTATCGATGATATAGACACCAATAAGGGATTGAAAATTAACAACTCGGCATCGGTAATTCAAGCCGCGGTGGCTGGACAGGGGGTAGCATTAGGCCGCAGTGTATTAGTCAAAGATGATCTTGCTTGTGGGCGACTAGTGAAGCCATTTCCAGTACTGAATAGCAGTACAGAATTGGCTTATTATATCGTCTGGCGACCCGAACATGATGCGTTAGAAAAAGTTCAGACCTTTAAAGAATGGTTATTAGAAACCGCTGCCGTTATACAATGA
- a CDS encoding putative monoamine oxidase — MKTEFVIIGGGLSGLYTAYLLEQLGKDYILLEGRSRLGGRIYTEDQFDMGPSWFWPGMHPRITTLINALHLPVFPQHDKGAFLFDKHENKPPQRYEAGYAGSPQSMRVAGGMQTVVDSIKAKLTNKCIILNARVSNVTHTATDQDSYSIVKTEIDGEQQTIQARQVIFAMPLRLLANSITLSPALPTKVQNKFASTATWMAAHAKFFAIYKTPFWRETGLSGSASSQVGPLAEIHDASTMDWAIDDSSTANSSNVGAGALFGFVGVDAHTRQSAGRDLIKSLAVKQLVRIYGKQAAQPMDVKLVDWSQEHMTATDADKNAPNAHPHYGLRDIQSALAPVHQQGWYFAGTEAAEENGGYIEGALEAAEVVIVSSVSQ; from the coding sequence ATGAAAACAGAATTTGTCATTATTGGCGGTGGATTAAGCGGTTTATATACCGCTTATTTATTAGAACAGCTTGGTAAGGATTATATTTTACTCGAAGGTCGATCGCGACTGGGTGGCCGAATATATACCGAAGACCAGTTTGATATGGGACCTTCTTGGTTTTGGCCTGGCATGCATCCACGTATTACCACCTTGATTAATGCTCTACATTTACCAGTATTCCCACAACATGATAAAGGTGCGTTCTTGTTTGATAAGCACGAGAACAAACCACCGCAGCGTTATGAAGCTGGTTACGCCGGTTCGCCACAATCAATGCGTGTTGCAGGTGGCATGCAAACTGTTGTTGATAGCATTAAAGCGAAACTAACCAATAAGTGTATTATTCTCAACGCCAGGGTCTCGAATGTAACACATACTGCGACAGATCAAGATAGCTATTCTATCGTTAAAACCGAAATAGACGGTGAACAACAAACAATACAAGCGCGTCAGGTCATCTTTGCGATGCCATTACGCTTACTTGCAAATAGCATTACGCTATCACCAGCATTACCGACTAAAGTACAGAATAAGTTTGCATCGACTGCAACATGGATGGCAGCACACGCGAAATTTTTTGCCATCTATAAAACGCCATTCTGGCGTGAAACGGGTTTATCCGGTTCAGCCAGTAGCCAAGTGGGTCCGTTAGCAGAAATACATGATGCAAGTACAATGGATTGGGCTATCGACGATAGTAGTACCGCCAATAGTAGTAATGTGGGCGCTGGTGCGTTATTTGGTTTTGTCGGTGTTGATGCACATACTCGTCAATCTGCTGGTCGTGATTTAATTAAGTCGTTAGCAGTAAAACAACTTGTACGTATTTATGGTAAACAAGCCGCCCAACCTATGGATGTGAAGTTAGTCGACTGGAGTCAAGAACACATGACAGCGACGGATGCCGATAAAAATGCCCCCAACGCTCACCCACATTATGGGTTACGCGATATTCAATCAGCGCTTGCACCTGTTCATCAACAAGGTTGGTACTTTGCGGGAACAGAAGCAGCGGAAGAAAATGGGGGCTATATCGAAGGCGCACTAGAGGCGGCTGAGGTTGTTATTGTTTCAAGCGTTAGTCAATAA
- a CDS encoding acetyltransferase GNAT family encodes MNLEYRLATEQDYDFAFNLKKSAEYGPIKAMLGWDEVLQQQMHAEEWASGKPMLICIDGIVVGSYKIEVNSDHIHFCRFFLLPEHQGRGIGSKILSKLIALAKEKQLPCKLSHLQGNQVGELYARFGFVIDDCDGQFVYMSRALLTNA; translated from the coding sequence ATGAACCTTGAATACAGGCTTGCAACTGAGCAAGATTATGATTTTGCGTTTAACCTAAAAAAATCCGCTGAATATGGGCCGATTAAAGCTATGCTTGGTTGGGACGAAGTTCTACAGCAACAAATGCATGCAGAGGAATGGGCATCTGGCAAACCTATGCTGATATGTATTGATGGCATAGTCGTCGGCAGTTATAAAATTGAAGTTAACAGTGATCATATCCACTTTTGTCGCTTTTTCTTATTACCAGAACATCAAGGTAGGGGCATTGGTAGTAAGATATTAAGCAAGTTAATCGCACTTGCTAAAGAGAAACAACTACCTTGTAAGCTAAGTCATTTACAAGGTAATCAAGTCGGTGAGTTATATGCCCGTTTTGGCTTTGTTATAGACGACTGTGATGGCCAATTCGTTTATATGTCTAGAGCCTTATTGACTAACGCTTGA